A single window of Buteo buteo chromosome 15, bButBut1.hap1.1, whole genome shotgun sequence DNA harbors:
- the HTR1E gene encoding 5-hydroxytryptamine receptor 1E: protein MNFTNCTTEANVATKPKTVTEKMLITLTLATITTLTMLLNSAVIAAISTTKKLHQPANYLICSLAVTDLLVAVLVMPLSITYIMIDKWTLGYFICEIWLSVDMTCCTCSILHLCVIALDRYWAITDAIEYARKRTAKRAGLMIVTVWTISIFISMPPLFWRNHHSVNIPSECRIQHDHVIYTIYSTFGAFYIPLTLILILYYRIYHAAKSLYQKRGSSRHLSNRSTDSQNSFASCKLTQTFCVSDFSTSDPTTEFDKINASVRIPPFENDLDLAGDRQQISTTRERKAARILGLILGAFILSWLPFFIKELLVGLHVCTVSPEVADFLTWLGYVNSLINPLLYTSFNEDFKLAFRKLIRCREHT, encoded by the coding sequence ATGAATTTCACAAATTGCACCACTGAAGCCAATGTGGCTACGAAGCCAAAAACAGTAACTGAAAAGATGCTCATTACCCTGACCTTGGCCACAATCACAACCTTGACTATGCTGCTGAATTCTGCTGTAATTGCGGCAATCTCTACAACCAAGAAGCTCCACCAGCCGGCAAATTATTTAATATGTTCACTAGCTGTGACAGATCTCCTTGTTGCTGTTCTCGTCATGCCCTTGAGCATCACTTACATAATGATAGATAAATGGACTTTGGGATACTTCATCTGTGAGATCTGGCTTAGCGTCGACATGACCTGTTGCACGTGTTCAATCCTTCATCTGTGTGTCATTGCTCTGGACAGGTACTGGGCAATCACAGACGCTATCGAATACGCcaggaaaagaacagcaaaaagggCTGGGCTGATGATAGTCACTGTGTGGACTATCTCCATTTTCATATCCATGCCCCCTTTGTTTTGGAGAAATCACCATAGCGTCAATATCCCCAGTGAGTGTCGCATTCAGCACGATCATGTCATCTACACTATTTATTCCACATTTGGGGCATTTTACATCCCCTTGACTTTGATCCTGATCCTGTACTACAGAATTTACCACGCTGCAAAGAGCCTTTACCAAAAGCGGGGTTCCAGCCGCCACCTCAGCAACAGGAGCACCGACAGCCAAAACTCCTTCGCCAGTTGCAAACTCACACAGACATTCTGCGTCTCGGACTTCTCCACGTCCGACCCAACCACAGAGTTTGATAAAATCAACGCGTCCGTGAGGATCCCTCCTTTTGAGAATGACCTGGACCTGGCCGGCGACCGGCAGCAGATCTCCACGACGCGGGAACGAAAGGCTGCTCGCATTCTGGGGCTGATTTTAGGTGCTTTCATTTTGTCCTGGTTGCCCTTTTTCATCAAGGAGTTGCTTGTGGGCCTCCACGTTTGCACTGTCTCTCCAGAAGTAGCAGACTTCTTGACCTGGCTTGGATATGTCAACTCCCTCATCAACCCTTTGCTGTACACTAGCTTTAACGAAGATTTCAAGCTGGCCTTTAGAAAGCTCATCAGGTGTCGAGAACA